ATAAATGAAAAGCTCCGGCATGGTTTGATATGCCGGAGCTTTTCATTTATAGAAACAACATCAGTGCAACATTCCCTGAGTGTAAAAATCTTTTATCTGGAAATAGGTTTTTTCCAGAAACCAAGTATTAATGCTGCAATAATAGTACCAATTATTAATGATAATATGAAGAATATTCGAGCATCACCTAGACCCAAAACAACAATAATACCGCCATGCGGTGCTGGGACGGAACTCTGGAAGAATTGCGTCAGTCCACCGGCAATGGCTGAACCAATAACAGATGAGGTAATCACACGTAATGGATCGGCTGCCGCGAATGGAATAGCACCTTCTGTAACAAAGAATAGCCCCATAATATAATTGGCTGTTCCAGATTTACGTTCATCTGACGTAAATTTATTTTTAAAGAATGTTGTTGCCAGAGCAATAGCTAATGGAGGCACCATGCCGCCAATCATGACAGCTGCCATAAAAGCGCCATCTCCTGTATCGGTGAAAATACCAATAGAGAATGCGTAGGCTGCTTTATTAAATGGTCCACCCATATCAATGGCCATCATCCCACCGAGGAGTACACCAAGTAAAACGATATTTCCCGTTCCAAGACCTTGTAAGAAATCTAAAATATAATTATTTAGTGTTGAAAATACAGGTCCGATGGCAAAGTACATGGCTGCTCCTGTTACAAGCAATCCAAGTACCGGGAATAATAAAATCGGTTTAAGACTTGCTAAAGACTGTGGCAGGTCTTTTAATAAATGTTTTATTAATAAGACTAGGTAACCAGCTACAAAACCGCCAATCAGACCGCCGATAAATCCGGCATCACTTTCAACTGCCATCATACCAGCTACAATACCAGGCATCAGTCCAGGTCTGTCACTGATACTCATAGCAATATAACCAGCAAGAATAGGGATTAAGAAGTTAAATGCTGTTTCTCCAATGGTATTGAAGAAAAGGAAAACTTCTGATTCATCCCCGTATATCCCTTCAAATAGAAAGGAAATAGCCATTAAAATACCGCCGCCAATAACAAATGGCAGCATATAGGAAATACCGTTCATTAAATCTTTATATATCTTTCCCCAAGCGGATTGTTTTTCATATTCTTCATCATCCCCGCTGCTTTCACCGGAGCTATGATAAACGGGAGCATCTTGATTAACTGCTTGCGTAATGAGTTCTTCTGCTTTTTTAATGCCATCGACAACAGGTCGTTCGACAACATGTTTACCGTCAAATCGTGCCATTTCTACTTTGGTGCTGGCGGCAATGACAACGCCGGTAGCTCGTTGGATCTCCTCGTCGGTTAAACGATGTTTGACACCGTCTGAACCGTTTGTTTCCACTTTGATATCAATATCCATTTCTGCTGCTTGTTTCTTTAAAGCATCTTCTGCCATATAGGTATGCGCAATACCGGTAGGACAGGCAGTTACAGCAACTAAATAAGGCTTATCGCCGCTGATTTCTGTGCTCTCAGATTCGGAAGTATCTGTTTCTTCCGATGTGTCCTCCTCTTTTGTTTCTTCTAAGAAAAGCTGCTGGACTTCATCCGGGGTAGATGCTTCTTTTAGTTTGGTTACAAAAGTCGGTTCCATCAACAGCTTAGATAAAGCAGCCAATGTCTGTAAGTGTGTATCATTTCCGCCTTCAGGGACAGCTATCATGAAGAAGAGATGGGCAGGCTGTCCATCCAAGGAATCATAATCCACACCCTGCTTACTTTTCGCAAACAGGACAGTAGGTTTTTTTACCGCTTTCGTTTTCGCGTGCGGCATTGCAATCCCATCGCCTAATCCAGTAGAGGACTGTTCTTCGCGATTCATTATTGCTTCTTTAAAAGACGCTTGTTCTGTTAATACATTGTACTTATAAAGATTTGCAATCATTTCGTCGATTGCTGCTTCTTTGGATGAAGCTTGTAGATTTAAAAGCATAACATCCTTTTTTAATAAGTCGGTTACTTGCATGTTTCTCATCCTTTCTGTAGTAAGATTAAAGTTCTTTTATTTGGACTTGAGGTCGTAGCTTTTCAATGGCTTCTGTGGATGCTAGATCCTCCGAAAAAGCAGTTGCGCTGCCGGAAGCAACCGACGTTTTAAACGATTCAACGGGGTCTTTTGATTTTAAGAAGGAGCTGATGAATCCTGCGACCATAGAATCACCTGCACCAACAGAGTTAATAAGTTTTCCTTCAGGCGTTTTGGCTTTATAGTATCCTTGTTTGGTAACAAGTAATGCACCATCACCGCCCATGGAAATAATAACGTGTTCTGCTCCTTGTTCTAAAAGTTTTTTCCCGTAGGTGATTACGCCTGCATCTGTTTCCAGTTTTACATTAAATAACGCTTCCAATTCATGAATATTCGGTTTAACCAATAATGGTTTGTAACGTAAAGATGATTCCAGTGCAGCGCCTGTTGTATCAATTGCAAATGCAGCACCTTGGCGACTTGTTCTCTGAATTAACTGTTCATAAAAATCATCAGCAAGAGAAGGGGGCTTGCTTCCGGATAGAATAACCGTATCTCCTTCTTTTACCTGTTCTAATTGTTTCAACAGCTGGTTTATTTCTGCATCGGATAAAACAGGACCGCGCCCGTTTATTTCTGTTTCCTGATCTGATTTAAGTTTGATATTGATGCGAGTGTCTTCCTTGATATGGACAAAGTTTGTATGAACATCTAATTCATTTAAAGCATCTTCGATAAATTTTCCTGTAAAGCCGCCTGTGAAGCCAAGAGCCACAGAGTCTGTCCCGAGCGCTTTTAAAATCCGTGATACATTGATTCCCTTTCCGCCAGGGAGCTTATAATCATTGTCCATGTAACTCAACCCGCCTAATTCGATATGGTCTACTGGTACAATGAAGTCAATCGACGGGTTTAAGGTAATGGTATAAATCATCTAATCTACCTCCAAAATGGTTGTGTGATTTAAATAAGGTTGATGGATAGTTGATAGCTTATCTGTAATAAACGTTACATCGGAAAAATCACATATCTTTGCAAAGCTGACTTTATTCCATTTGCTGTCATCCGCAAGAAAATACGTGTCGGAAGCTCTTTCAATTGCCAATTGTTTCATGGAAGCTTCTTCCGGATCCGGCGTTGTACAGCCGTATGTCATATCAATACTGTCTACGCCGAGAAAGGCTTTCGTGAATTGATAATTCATTAAAGAATGTTGGCTGGGAGCACCTACCATCGCTTTTGTAGAATGCTTTAATTTACCGCCGACAAGATAAGCTTCTATTTGCCTGTCTGCAAGCATGGAAGCATGAGCAATACCATTAGTGACAACGGTAACAGATAAATTCGTGAGAAATGGAATCATTTCCAGTGTTGTTGTCCCTGCGTCTAAATAGATGACGTCATGCTCTTCCAAAAGTGAAACCGCATGCCTCCCTATATTCTTTTTTTGCTGACTGTTTTTGATTGTTTTTTCCTGGTATGTTAATTCTGTTCCAAAGGTAGCATTTAACTTTGCTCCGCCATGAATGCGCAGGAGGTGCCCTTTTTCTTCAAGATATGCAAGATCTCTGCGTATGGTGGATTCGGAGCAGTCAAGGCTCTCGATTAAATCAACAGACTTAACTACACCGCTTTCATTTAAACGACGTAAAATATATTGATGGCGTTCATCTGTTAGCATGACCTTCACCTCTTATTTTTAGTCTAGCACCAAAATCATTCAAAAACAACCAAAAACATTCTTTTTCGATTATTAGTTGTCTATTTAAAATAAAAATCATTATTGACGCGATAAAGAATTCGGTTTATTATAAATAGCACTTTCTATTTAGAATTAAATAACATTTCCCACTAATTGAAAGAAAAAGAATGAAAGAAAATTTTTAGGAGGTAAGGAAAGTGAAAGATACAACAAAGAAATACATCATTGACCGCATGTACAAAGCGTCACAAGGTTTGGCAAATGCTGTCTTAGTGACACTTGGTATTGGATTGTTAATTGAGACAATCGGAACGTTTACAGGGTGGGAAGGTTTTTTATTAGTTGGTAATGCAGCTCAATTGATGCTTGCCCCGGCAATTGGTGCGGGAATAGCCTATCAGCTTGGGGGAAATACATTAGTTATTTTTGGGGCTATGGCTTCCAGTACGGTTGGTGCGAATGCTTTATCGATGGCAGATGATGGAAGTTGGACGCTTATTACAGGACAGCCGATTAGTGCGGTATTAGCGGCAGTTATTGCGATATGGGTCGGAAAGCGTGTCACAGGAAAAACATCGCTTGATATGATGGCAATTCCGTTTTGTTCTATATTTGTAGGTGGGGTGGCTGGTGTTGGACTAGCCGCAATAACAACTCCGTTACTTGAGAAAATTAGTGATTATATTGCTGGCTCTACTTCAGGATCTCCGTTTATTTCAGCTATCGTCATTTCATTAGTTTGGAGTATCTTTTTAATGTCACCGGCATCTTCTGCAGCAATCGCAATTGCATTACAGCTGGACGAGATATCAAGTGCAGCGGCATTGATTGGCTGTACGGCTCAATTTGTAGGGTTTACCGCTATGTCTATCAAACAAAACAATTTAGGTGCGAATATTGCACAATTCTTTTTAACACCAAAAGTGCAGGTCCCCAATATTGTGAAGAATCCGCGCTTGGTTATCGGGCCGTTCATATCATCGATTATATGTGCACCAATAGCTATTTTATTATTTGATTTTGAAGTTCCTTATGAACTGGCCGGCTTAGGTTTGAACTCCTTTATTGCGCCATTAAATATTTTAGCCAATCAAGGCGTGGGCGTTTTAATCATGTATATTGTGGTTGGGGTGATTACGCCTGCCATTATTTCTGTGATGACTTACAAGTTACTGCAATTGAAAGGCTGGGCCAAAACAGGCGATTTGCATATGGAAGTCCAATAACAGTTGTACATAGGTAGATTGGTCGGAAAATAAATATCAGAAAAATAGTATATTTTTTTATACAAAAGGGCAGCATTCTCAGCGAATGCTGCCCTTCATAATAGATGTTGTTTAAATTACCTTTAATAATAAACGCTTAAGCAGAGGGGCGAAATGCTCTGGCAGGGCGGTTACATCAGGAACCATAATGCGTTCTTTTCCATAAATATTCTGCATTAGGTTATCATCATTCTCTTCCACGTGACCGTTTGCCAAAAACATGCCGATGACATCAATTTGATGCTTGCGGGCTTCGGCTACAGCCTGGTACGTGTCCACGATGCCGTTTTGATCATAACCGGCAGCTGCCGGTTGCCCATCCGAAAAAATCAATAGAAACTTATTTTTCTCATTACGGGTAATGAGCTTTCTGGTAACATGACGGATGCTGAAGCCGTCACGATTATCCTCTTGTGCTTCGAGCTGCATGATTTTTGCGCCGTGTTCCTGGTATAAAGAATCCTCCAATGTTTGAATGTATTGGAGATAGTTTGGCTGATAGGTATTTGTTACATTGTTGGCATCTTCCCAAAAGCCGATAATTTCATGCGGAATGCGTAATTCTTTCAATACTTCATGAAACAATGCTACGCCGCGTTTCGTTTCTTCCATCTTATTTTCCATGGAAGCCGAGCAGTCAATTAATAACGTGAATACCGCATCAAATTCTTTGGACTCCTGTTCCTTTTTATAAAAGACACGTGGAGAATCATCCAAAAAGATGGGCAGCAGTTTTTTAGACAGCCGGCCAAACAATAAATTGGTTCTTGGTGCATTTTGCTTATGTTCCAACGTTAATTGAATGGTTTTGGCAAGTTTGATTTTAAAAGGGTTAATTTCTTCTGCCAATTGCCGGTACTGCAGTTCGTCTTCTTCCGTCGGTATCTCTGCATATTCTGTAAACATCTGCGCATGCTGATTTTCTTTTCCGAAACTGGAATCACTTCCCTCTTCGGAAGTATTTTCCTCTTTGGTCAACGTCTCCTGATCGGAATAGTCATTTTGCTGACTTTGACCGGACGTTCCTTGAATTGCTGCCATCGCCTGGTCGCCATCTTCTGTTTCTCGGGCTCCGCCGCCAAGCATCGAAGTCTTGGTTCCTTGTTCCAGCTCAAATTGCAGGAAATTTTGCTTGCGGTCATCATTTTTATTTTCACGATGCCAGGTGGAGAAAGTCTCATCAAAGTATTCATTTTCTTCGTTTGTTTCTTCCTGCTCATCGTCATTTACAAGGGGGTCTGTACGTGTTAATTCATCATACAATGTATTCTTTTCATAGGATTCTACATGACCGATTGGCAGTATAAAGTATTCATGAATCGAATCGGTATAGCCTGCTCCTTGCATTTTTTGCACGATATTTTCCACTAAAGCAGTATTATCCCTGGTATGTTTTGTTTCAAAGACGCTGTATAAGTCCGGTTTTAAACGTTCGAGCATTTCCAGCTGTTCTTCTCCTGCACGCGGAAAATCCGGATCCGGTGTGTTGGCAAACAGTTGTAAATAAATCATGCAAAATATTTCATCCGTGGCATAACTGCGGGTAATATTGGCTTGCAGCTGTGTTGTGAAATAATGGTGAAAGTAATTTTGCCGGTACGTAAAGTTTTGTTTTGTACCGGGACGCTGTTTGCGGATAGCGTCTTCTAAACGGATATCCTCTAATAATGTCAGCAGCTGAATGCCGAATTTAGGGAGCTGGGAGTCTTGGATGTTTTCTTTAAATTGCTGCACTGTTTTTACGTCTGTTTGCTGAAGTGTTCCCAATGTGCGCAGGATGACATCTGATTTTGCGCCGGCTTCTTGCGTTTCTGCCGGAAGC
The nucleotide sequence above comes from Oceanobacillus timonensis. Encoded proteins:
- a CDS encoding PTS fructose transporter subunit IIABC, which encodes MQVTDLLKKDVMLLNLQASSKEAAIDEMIANLYKYNVLTEQASFKEAIMNREEQSSTGLGDGIAMPHAKTKAVKKPTVLFAKSKQGVDYDSLDGQPAHLFFMIAVPEGGNDTHLQTLAALSKLLMEPTFVTKLKEASTPDEVQQLFLEETKEEDTSEETDTSESESTEISGDKPYLVAVTACPTGIAHTYMAEDALKKQAAEMDIDIKVETNGSDGVKHRLTDEEIQRATGVVIAASTKVEMARFDGKHVVERPVVDGIKKAEELITQAVNQDAPVYHSSGESSGDDEEYEKQSAWGKIYKDLMNGISYMLPFVIGGGILMAISFLFEGIYGDESEVFLFFNTIGETAFNFLIPILAGYIAMSISDRPGLMPGIVAGMMAVESDAGFIGGLIGGFVAGYLVLLIKHLLKDLPQSLASLKPILLFPVLGLLVTGAAMYFAIGPVFSTLNNYILDFLQGLGTGNIVLLGVLLGGMMAIDMGGPFNKAAYAFSIGIFTDTGDGAFMAAVMIGGMVPPLAIALATTFFKNKFTSDERKSGTANYIMGLFFVTEGAIPFAAADPLRVITSSVIGSAIAGGLTQFFQSSVPAPHGGIIVVLGLGDARIFFILSLIIGTIIAALILGFWKKPISR
- the pfkB gene encoding 1-phosphofructokinase; protein product: MIYTITLNPSIDFIVPVDHIELGGLSYMDNDYKLPGGKGINVSRILKALGTDSVALGFTGGFTGKFIEDALNELDVHTNFVHIKEDTRINIKLKSDQETEINGRGPVLSDAEINQLLKQLEQVKEGDTVILSGSKPPSLADDFYEQLIQRTSRQGAAFAIDTTGAALESSLRYKPLLVKPNIHELEALFNVKLETDAGVITYGKKLLEQGAEHVIISMGGDGALLVTKQGYYKAKTPEGKLINSVGAGDSMVAGFISSFLKSKDPVESFKTSVASGSATAFSEDLASTEAIEKLRPQVQIKEL
- a CDS encoding DeoR/GlpR family DNA-binding transcription regulator, coding for MLTDERHQYILRRLNESGVVKSVDLIESLDCSESTIRRDLAYLEEKGHLLRIHGGAKLNATFGTELTYQEKTIKNSQQKKNIGRHAVSLLEEHDVIYLDAGTTTLEMIPFLTNLSVTVVTNGIAHASMLADRQIEAYLVGGKLKHSTKAMVGAPSQHSLMNYQFTKAFLGVDSIDMTYGCTTPDPEEASMKQLAIERASDTYFLADDSKWNKVSFAKICDFSDVTFITDKLSTIHQPYLNHTTILEVD
- a CDS encoding PTS transporter subunit IIC gives rise to the protein MKDTTKKYIIDRMYKASQGLANAVLVTLGIGLLIETIGTFTGWEGFLLVGNAAQLMLAPAIGAGIAYQLGGNTLVIFGAMASSTVGANALSMADDGSWTLITGQPISAVLAAVIAIWVGKRVTGKTSLDMMAIPFCSIFVGGVAGVGLAAITTPLLEKISDYIAGSTSGSPFISAIVISLVWSIFLMSPASSAAIAIALQLDEISSAAALIGCTAQFVGFTAMSIKQNNLGANIAQFFLTPKVQVPNIVKNPRLVIGPFISSIICAPIAILLFDFEVPYELAGLGLNSFIAPLNILANQGVGVLIMYIVVGVITPAIISVMTYKLLQLKGWAKTGDLHMEVQ
- a CDS encoding vWA domain-containing protein; this encodes MYRFHQTKVDTHLFMQLQDLTTVLAKNEQLQFESSFGSFIDLTENKVTAARFWDRLPAETQEAGAKSDVILRTLGTLQQTDVKTVQQFKENIQDSQLPKFGIQLLTLLEDIRLEDAIRKQRPGTKQNFTYRQNYFHHYFTTQLQANITRSYATDEIFCMIYLQLFANTPDPDFPRAGEEQLEMLERLKPDLYSVFETKHTRDNTALVENIVQKMQGAGYTDSIHEYFILPIGHVESYEKNTLYDELTRTDPLVNDDEQEETNEENEYFDETFSTWHRENKNDDRKQNFLQFELEQGTKTSMLGGGARETEDGDQAMAAIQGTSGQSQQNDYSDQETLTKEENTSEEGSDSSFGKENQHAQMFTEYAEIPTEEDELQYRQLAEEINPFKIKLAKTIQLTLEHKQNAPRTNLLFGRLSKKLLPIFLDDSPRVFYKKEQESKEFDAVFTLLIDCSASMENKMEETKRGVALFHEVLKELRIPHEIIGFWEDANNVTNTYQPNYLQYIQTLEDSLYQEHGAKIMQLEAQEDNRDGFSIRHVTRKLITRNEKNKFLLIFSDGQPAAAGYDQNGIVDTYQAVAEARKHQIDVIGMFLANGHVEENDDNLMQNIYGKERIMVPDVTALPEHFAPLLKRLLLKVI